In one Cellulomonas sp. JZ18 genomic region, the following are encoded:
- a CDS encoding SPFH domain-containing protein, with protein MGGDPSGRPVGHAGARVDVAERPAWSLGTGGALLAILLAVVCVVTAFVLFGVADDTDTGALGVLGVVVLVVGVLLPTGIAVISPGQTRVVQLFGRYVGTVRRTGLVLTVPLTTRQKVSVRVRNFETNELKVNDADGNPVNIAAIVVWQVADTAKATFAVEDYEDFVHVQSESALRHVAMSHPYDHADDGENSLRGATDVVSAEIAAEVAARVVIAGVEVIEARISNLAYAPEIAQAMLQRQQAGAIIAARERIVEGAVSMVEGALGRLEADGVVTLDDERRAAMVSNLLVVLCGESRATPVVNTGTLYA; from the coding sequence GTGGGCGGTGACCCCAGCGGCCGGCCCGTCGGCCACGCCGGGGCGCGCGTCGACGTCGCCGAGCGGCCGGCGTGGTCCCTCGGCACGGGCGGCGCGCTGCTCGCGATCCTCCTCGCCGTCGTCTGCGTCGTCACCGCCTTCGTCCTCTTCGGCGTCGCGGACGACACCGACACGGGGGCGCTCGGGGTGCTGGGCGTCGTCGTGCTCGTCGTCGGTGTGCTCCTGCCGACCGGCATCGCCGTCATCAGCCCCGGGCAGACGCGCGTCGTGCAGCTCTTCGGCCGCTACGTCGGCACCGTGCGGCGCACGGGGCTCGTGCTGACGGTCCCGCTCACGACCCGGCAGAAGGTGTCGGTGCGCGTGCGCAACTTCGAGACCAACGAGCTCAAGGTCAACGACGCCGACGGCAACCCCGTCAACATCGCCGCGATCGTCGTCTGGCAGGTCGCCGACACCGCGAAGGCCACCTTCGCCGTCGAGGACTACGAGGACTTCGTGCACGTGCAGTCGGAGTCGGCGCTGCGGCACGTCGCGATGTCGCACCCCTACGACCACGCCGACGACGGCGAGAACTCCCTGCGCGGCGCCACGGACGTCGTGTCGGCCGAGATCGCCGCCGAGGTCGCCGCGCGCGTCGTCATCGCCGGTGTCGAGGTCATCGAGGCGCGCATCTCCAACCTGGCGTACGCGCCGGAGATCGCGCAGGCGATGCTCCAGCGCCAGCAGGCGGGCGCGATCATCGCCGCCCGCGAGCGGATCGTCGAGGGCGCCGTCTCCATGGTCGAGGGCGCGCTCGGGCGGCTCGAGGCCGACGGCGTCGTCACGCTCGACGACGAGCGCCGCGCCGCGATGGTGTCGAACCTGCTCGTCGTCCTGTGCGGCGAGAGCCGCGCGACACCCGTCGTGAACACGGGGACGCTGTACGCGTGA